AAGCACGACGTCAACTCGCCAAGGAGAACAACGCCTTGGCGGAGACCACCGGAGATGAGGATGCCAAAGATCCCGCGGAAAATGAGGACGAACTGCCGCAAAACGTCGATGTCGAAGATGATGTCGATGACCACGAAGAAGACGACATGGAAACCCGACGCCGGAAGTGGCTGGTTTACGCTCGTCTGAGAGGGAGCAACAGTTTTTCGTCAAGTATAGTCAACCATTTTATGTCCAGTGAATAACGTAGATTTGTTTTAGAGTTTACTGCCAAAGTTGTCTGTTAGGCACTAGCAAAATCACGAGTTCGAATATCGCATCCATTatgattaatgtttttttctttcttaatttaCTGTAGGACTGCTATCTGCTCTCCTGAAGAAAGCAAAAACGCACGCGAAGATTCTGTTGGAGAAAATCCGGGAAAAATATGGTAAAGAGCACATGGTGGAAGAAACTAGTAAGTCTGCATTCTCTGTTATCACACAACAACCATAAACGCGATTCCTTCGACCACAAAGCGGAACTCATGCGTCAGTTCGATAATATGCTAAACAGCTTACTGATTCAATGTTGCATGATTACGTGTTTTGTCCATCAAGTAACACGATTCAATACAAAAATGTGTAATTCAGGAGAGGATTGAAATTAAATCCAAGCAGCTCTTATTTGtatttaatgaaaatgaaaagtaaaaaaaaaaaattcggtTTCACACGTTATTTATATGGTTCATAATGACCACCGTAGAATTGAAACTTTTGATCCtacataaaaatctaaaaacagtAGATGTAGGTCACGAGTGTAGTACACGTTAATGGGGGTCTTCCTGCGGACGCCTACTGTCTTCCTTACACTTTAACACTGGATTACATTTATGGACTTTCGCGAAAACTTTGCGACGCAATTTGGGTTCCGCAACGTCAGCTGCATCAAAATATCTTGGCATGAAAGTGTCTTATGAATAAATCAGTtaggttttattccaactgtcctggtaaatgtttaaatagtagtgTTTTGACACCCCTGGCATCATGTTTTGACACCCCTAGTATCATGTCATCACTTATGCCTTTTTGTCAAACTACACCCAAACTTCTCTGAGAGTTTGGCTGCACCTAATGTCAGCTTACTTCGTTTTTACCCCCAACAGCGCCCAGAATGACAACTGAGGATGAAATTCCATAAGGAATACCCCGGAGACCACGTGACACGAAACGTGAAGCGAATGAAATTGACCGCTACATTGTCAAACATTTGACCCTTTTTTGCATAGAGAGAGCTTGTGCGTTTAATAATACAATTCATGTTACAAAAGCACTGATTGTGTCGGTGTGATATCGTATTTATTGTCtatttaatgatattttattattaggcctatatgtataagAAATAAAGATTTGGCTGTTACGCCGTGCTCAGTAATATTTGGTTTTAGGTGCGTTCGCACTGTTCGATTTGTGGAATACCACAAATCATGTGACATCGATTGTGTCCTATTCAGTGTCTACCAGTCGATAAGACGGGTTGCACAATGCATGTGAACGCGGCTTAATTCGATGACGATCACGTTTATTCTTACACGTCACCACTGTACCTAGACTTAACCACCGAGTTTCGactgatatctgacaaaccttttgACTAGAAAGAGCTGTATGACCAAGGGCCGATCGGtctatataatttatttatctatatattcatttatttatctgacgcCGTTTTATTTATCAGTTGTTTAATGCCGTATTGAAGGCtctttctcttatacgacggctgccagttttatgggtggagggaagcGAGGTTCTCGCAATAAACCACACTCTTTGCTGGGCGCCTGACAAGCCTCGTGCCTTAAACCCACGTGCGGCCAAAACTACGTtagatggattcgaacacgcgacctcagtGGCCTGGGCCTGATATAGTTTCAGCCAGCCTGAGCTAGCGAAGTCCGGTGTTTAAAGCAAAGCATTAACTGTTTTAATCAGCGATTGCCGTGATGTTTTGGTGGGTGGTTATTTTGTAGGGTAAGGGGCCAATGTGACATGCCCATGTGCGCTTGATGAAAGCAATGTTTTCTCACTGATCGTCTGCTTGGTTTCTATCAGCTATATGCGAAAGGATCACCATTGTCTTGTTCGTGTGAACGAACATTTTCCAGAAGAGCGACGATAGTATGCTAGTTAGCACATGGCCGCACGTAACCGATAGAATACGGcctgtatttttaatttatctcagttagagttttattctaactgttcatggttTTATATGcctactctcaaaaaaataataataatctgttaaattgaacagaaaaatcggttatctgagtgatgcaagaatgtattctattattgtagcagattgttctgttaaatataacacacatattgtgttaattcaacataacgattctattaAGCTATCagtatattatgttgaatatgacaaaacaatgtgttataataataatagaatacattcgagcatcactcagacaacagactttttgttaaatataacagattaattttttgagtgtaccatCTTTCTCGTGCATTATACGACTCGGATAGATCGAACAATATGTTGGCGGAGCACTTACAGATGTTTGATATACAAAGCAACACGCTTTGCTTCATACCAATGACGTCGGGAAATTTTGAATtctgaaaatttatttgatttcgcGATTGAGACTGTTTATATGTTACATAGAAACAGAAAGACGAATTCGCAAAGGTGACCTCACAGTTACCCAATCAAAATTACATGAGATCATCACCTAGGAGCACGAAGTGTTATTGTATCTTATCAGCTGTGCCGCTACCAGGCTGCCTGCAAAGTTACCTCACAAAGCGAAACAGTTCGTGGTTATGCGAGGCTAGATGCGTTCAAACAACTTTTTATCACAATTGATAGCATAAAGTTACATCCTTCAAGGGACGATTCCACAATATGAACGTGAGTTTAGactaaaaataaatttcctcTGTTTGGAATTCCAAAGGTACACAAACTCTGTTGGATTTCTTTCCTTCTTTGTACAAGAAGTGCATAAGTTGTCTCACAATTTGTGGCCGTTTGAGAAGTCTGACATTCATTtagcagccgtcaaccaatatgaaCGCTCTGGCTCAATAATCGTAAGggcaattcccaaaacgatgtttaACGCAAACTAACAAAgacctaagaaagtatataaagaacgAAAATAGGAGGgattcatgtaaagagaagaagGCACAAGTTAAGTTCTAGGCGAAtgattgaaatcagtattcaaatcatctACCATCCAGATTGAACAAGCCGCGCTTTATATGGCACAGCAAACattcaccccccccccaaaaagataaataaagataaataaaagatGAAGATAAATAATGGATTTGGGGACAGCTTTGCCTGGCTTTTTGGACAGCATTCGTTGGCTTTCTCTGCAGTCATGCGTGGGGAAGTCAGATCAGCAGCCTGcaagtggtcgtgggtttccctacaccataatgttggccgccgtcgtataagtgaaatattcttgaatactacGTATAACGCCAATCAAATGCATATTTAAGGAAACTGCTTGGCGCCCATTTTGTCTGACCGTTGTACGAATTCGTCAGTTCCTAGACATGTACGTCTGAAACTTTGGACGTTGTCATTTATATTTGGAGGCATTATTAACAGCTTTATTTGTAAGTCGCTCGGACCTGGGATAAAActcgggtcaggtcataccaaagacttgtaatggtacttgttgctgcttcgcctggcgctcagcactgagatgttacaTGAAGAAAGCaagactggttggtccggtgtcagtataatgtgactgggtggggtgtcttcagcatgatacttcagttacGGCAGCactggcagcatggactcatcCTGCCATCAgacgacacagtatatgtaaacacacctaaaGTCTCGtcgtcgtcataagactgaaagaTCGATACGTaggacgtaaaacctcaagcatatatACAAAGAGAATTGAACTGAAGGAGGGAAATTGAGTATAAGTCGACATCCACTTTATTGCAGGATCTCTCCGCTGTTTTAAATTTGGCCTTGCTTCCCTTAACTTTCAGACGAAATACAGACGCACCTTAATTGCTCTGGGTTTGTTTTATTATATCTGTCTCAAAATTGattttacaggtacataatAAAGTCAGATTTTCAAATCGATCTGGCTCATGTGATTGGCTCCATGCACTCTCGTGGTTTGTGTCACGTGATTCTCGGGCTTCTCGGGCTTCTCGGCACTACATAATTTGTCCCTCGGTGGTCATAACTGAGGCTgtggaaataaagaaatgaaaatttaacacggattatatgtcataaaatgttgTACGTGCTTGGATTCTTGGACTCATTTTCTTTATCATTAAAGCCGTTTTTTCAGTTATTCTTTtcgttgttgctgttgttatcTGACAGAAAATTCCGATATATTATGTAATAAATAActgtatattataataattagtCATAGTTACTTAAAAATCGTCGTTATTATCAGACACATCGCATTATTATTCCCAACTATTATTATAAGCAAGCAACAGACAAATACatattgataaatattgttAGTATTACTGTTATTGGtattacgtgggaaggtctggcagcaatctgcggatggacGTGAGTTTTCACCGGgcgctgcctggtttcctcccaccacaatgctggtcgccgtcgtataagtgaaatattcttgagtacggcgtaaaacaccaataaaataaatataataaatattattggtATAGCTTTTGTCATTATTCTCAACATCGTTAtaatatgtataataataattatcagtatgcttgaataataaTGTGATAGACGTCCCAAGGCGCTTTCTTACACGTACATAGAATGTATGTACTATATACGTATATAGAACAGTTTATGAAGAAAGACCACCAAACAGTGCCCAAGAACATTGTTCATTTCCATTTTTAGCAACTTTAATTCCTTatccttttttttctgatctttgctataaaatacattttaactaAAATAAAGATATAAGTTGATTTCTTTATCGATGTGTGAGGAAGCCATGCACATACCTGGTTCAGCGACAGGAGCTTCCAGTGGAGCTCTGAGAGGTGCTTCACCAATTTGTTCTTTGCCACCTGTATTTTCCGGAGGCGCTTCACCAATTGGTAATTTGACTTCTGTATTTTCCCTTTCAGGATTTTGATTCTGCTTCATTGCTACCCACATCTGCTGAGAGTGTGTCTTGACTTTTTTAAGTAGCGCAGACAGCAGACCTGTGAAGATCGAAAGCACATAATATTGATAAATACGGAATTTAAATGGCCTATTTACACCATGTGAGCCGGTGCATTTTCACACAATAATACGATACCAATGAATATGTATGATTTCTTAATGCCATGGCAGGTCGGTCTTTTCACAGTGGAAGCCGAATAGTGTCCGAGTGACACCATCGCTCTTCCACAGACGCCCAGTCTAGTCAGAGGCACTGGCCAAAGCCCTGTCGTTTACAGCGAGACAGATGCCTTAAGATGACTGAGCCACCACGGGCCGCTGTATAACAACGGGTTCCCGGTGTTTATGAGAGATTAGTTTCAACCTGACCACAGGGTGTCATCGGTATGCTTATATGCGTTGTTTATGGATACCTTCATATCATTCCTTATAACATTCAGGTGAGCAAGCGAAGTTTGAAACTACGGCCTAGAGGGTGTTCGCTTTTCATTGCGGTGAGTTTCGGTCTCGGTACAACACTGTTCTTCTCTATGTACCGAATCGTGGAGAAATCATGAAATGAAACTTTGAGCTTTGAAATATCTGAATCCTTTGAAAGGCAAACAAAGGAAAATGCTGGAAAACCCATTAAAATCGAGAGGATGTAACGGAGTTTCTGTCCGTATTGATACTAATACTTTCGCCTGGGCATCGCTGTGTTCAAGTTGAGATTACTTTTTGGTTGCCACAAACAGCTGTATATGACCCTCTGTCTAACTGTTCGCTGCTCTGTCAGCCAGTGGGTTGTCAGACTTTCCACACTCTGTCTTTTAACATGGGTCAGCGAGCCTGAGTTTTTGCATCATGTGAGCCATGCATTCACTTATCGAGGGGCCTTGGTGTAAAACGACATCGATTTTTTGCAATATGTCGATACGCGATATTTTTTCGATACGACAAATTTCCGCTTGTTTAAATATGGTTTTATCAGAAACAATTTAActtgaaattaaacaaaatcatACCCGAAGAACAAGTGTGGCCTCCTCGTAGACGAACGTAGACTAACCACTTTCGGCGTCGAGTTTCCTTGTCGTCAGCTGAGTCTTCGTCGACGTCATCTTCGACATCGACATTTTTCGGCAGTTCGTCCTCCTCTTCAGCGGGATCTTTGGCATCCTCATCTCCCGTGGTCTCTGCCAAGGCGTTATTCACACTGGCGAACTGACGTCGTGCATCCATCCATTTCTGTAGCTTTTCTGCCCAACTTGTGCCTCCACTTGACGGCCGGAGTATGTTGGACACCTTCAGGATCAGTCGGCCTTCGTTGACGTGGACGCACATCAAAACAGCGGCGAGGAACAGTAGAGGTGTGAGCTTCATGCTGCCAGTAGGAGAGATACCCACAGGACTATGTCTTAGTGCAGGGTGTAAAGAAAGTCTGGAATCGTGGgatttttatattaaatcatTTGCTCTACATACCATTGATCAGGGTACATTTATTAAGTAACCCTCCAGTTGCGGTGTTGTCTTTGTCAGCTGAAACGTTTTTCGTCATTGACAAGAAAAGGCTTTGAATTTTCGAAAACAATTGTTGACTTTGTGATTTGCAGCTGGAGAAAAGTCGAAATTCATCATTTGCCATGTCGCAATTGTGACTGCGTAACGATTACCTCGGTGCGTTGATTCTTTGAAATTCTTGGAAGTCACATGAAAAAATCTATTTGGTTCATTAAGggcaaaatgctgttttgtgaTTAAGCAATGTCtgctttgaaaactgttgtctttTCGCAATTCACTTCTATCTTGGGTAAACGAAAATTGTGATCAAAAACATTCTCGATTTCTTTGACATATGTTATTCGTGTGCTTAACTGTGGGtatgttgtaaataaattttaaaaatttacatctGTTTTCCAGGAAATATTGGCGAGTGCACAATCTTAACAATGGATATTTTACGCAACTTCGTCTTGAAACAAAAAGTTATAAAATGCCATTTTGGCAATTTCATATGGAAAGACAATACCCTTGCATGCAGTTTTGTCAACGGGCGTTTTACTTTTCGATATATTCATGTGAAACATGAACTGATTTCTTCCAAGTTATAAAACTGATGAAGAGCCCGCGTACATAAGAGTAGCGATGAAGTGTCCTTCCTTCCCAAGTATCTTCCAACATCTTCTTTTCGTGAAAGAAGTTCTCGGGCAACAAGACATTTCAggaaagtaaagaaaatgtgaatttctGGCTGCAAATGTTCCGTTAAAATCAAATTCTGTTACTACActaaaattcatatttatttatttgctccaTGTGTCACGCCATGGTCAAGAAACTTTCACTAACACGATGGTGGCCAGGTTCATATGTGGAGAGAGCTGATCACATCCGTGAAAGGTAAGTCTCTTGATTTCAAATCTCAAAGGAACCGTCTATCGCTGGATTCGAACACCGTAAGGGGAAAATGAAATATACTGAACATCGAAGTTCTGTTAAACCGGGCAAATCTGTCACAAAAGAAATACGCAGGAAAATTCACAGGGTGAGGACCCATATGcaaagatttgatttatttatttgattgttgtttaaagctttactttaaatgattttttctcCTATATGATGTTGATCAATTCTAAGCGTATAGAGGAAACCCGAGCGcccggcctttggcaagtagcTGACGAATATTCCCacctgtgatgtacatatatacacatcatattggtgTCAAACACGTGATCTTCATCGAAGGTTAGAAGGCCACACGAGTGTCGTCGACTGCTCATTGTCATCAAGGCGCCATTAAAAGTGGGAgagggggaatctacaaattaccTACCAATGGCCccataattatatttatttcattggtgttttacgccatactcaagcacATTTCACTCGTacgcgagggccagcattatggtgggagactGGACAGaatccaggggaaacccactatcACCCTCAGGTTTCTGCCAGGCCTGACCACGTACCCCACCTTATATAATCCAAACATTTAAATCCATAtatcctctccggtcgtacgtggaaatgtctaccagcaacctgcggattgtcctGGGATTGCcacgggctctacccggtttcctctcaccatattgctagccgccgtcgtataagtgaaatagtgtaagtatacggtgtaaaacaccaattaaatgaacTTAAATCCATATATTTAAATACGAAACAATTTTGTGTGCTTTTGATGATAACACtttgtttcatgttttgttttttcttctttaaaaatcGCTGCAAACATACCAAAGGTGCATTTTGAATACAAAGACATGATATATTTGCTATTATTATCTTAAAATTCTGAGTTTAAAAAATCGTAGCTCATTTCGGCTCTTGGGTACGTTCATTTTATCTTCGTGGATACGaccatttaaatgaaatgttcttgaatgcGGCGTTGAAAAccaatatgtatttgtttatccgattggtgttttgcgGCGTACACAAGAGTATTCAGTTGTACGATGGCGACAAGCATTAAGGTGGCAGGAAAccgcaggttactgcaagaCTTTTCCACGTAAAACGGGAGAGGAGGCTAGCAAGAGCTGAATTTGATGGcagagcgatcgcattggtgagatgcccCTGATCCATTGTACTGCGCTAGtactctaaccactaggccaccgcGGCTCTttggaaagaaataaaataattttaaaaaaagttgttcCAAGCAATAAAACCTTAACAGTATCAACTCTGCTATGGTAGTACTACACCTTTCGCCCTTGACGTTAAAACCAGAATCAATCCAGCAATTGGTTTAGAACCTGTAGTGTCACTGGCCAAAAGTAAATGGACGTTCACAATGACCCTTATGCAACCGCACCCCCTCGGTCAAGCCTTACATTTCTCACATGACGACATTTTGACCATGCTGTCATAAACAGACCAAATCGTGATACGCCGTTAAAAAACGTCAAATGCAGTGTTGGAGTTAAAGCCAAGATACAAAGGAGAAAAAAGGACAACTCTTCCACTGGTTCAAAGAGATAGATTTATTCGCAGTCAGTGCCATTAAATACTTAAGAATGGTGAAATTTTGGTGACTCTTGTCGTCATTACAGTTTGATTCCGGATTTTATTGTCTTTGTGATAGTTGCAGCGATTCATTCTCCTTACAGTCGGTTGTTCGGAATTCGTTTTCTTACGGGCAGTTGGTCTTCCGTTGTCATTTGTTCAGCTGCAAATTCAATAACATAAACCATATAGTCATCAAGTAATCTGACAAATCCGAGTACAAGCACAAACCAAATGTTAGAAAACAAACGTGGAATACAGATATCAAAACATGCTTTACGTAACTTTCGTCTTGTAAAGTCCGTCAATCTTTTTGTCTTTTGCTTTTCAAGGGCCTAAAATACATTagcataaaatgtttatttatactTGTACCAAATGGGTTACGTTTTTGCCGgcatttatttttctgtctgTCTTATCAGTAACTTCAAGGAATAAAAGACAAATCCGTTAAAGCTACACCGGAGATTATtgacaaaaatccatatttgccaatcaaatcaaattttctccaTTTACCAAGAACCAAGTTATTGCCTTTCAGCACACGGTTACACTCAGCACACGGTTACATTACAATCAGTACACGGCTAGATTACATTCAGTACACGGTTACATTACATTCAGTACACGGCTACATTATACATTCAGCACACGGTTACATTACATTCAGTACGCGGTTACATAACATTCAACACATGGTTACATTCAGTACACGGTTACACTACATTCAGTACACGGTTACATTACATTCAGTACACGGTTACATTACATTCAGTACACGGCTACATTACATTCAGTACACGGTTACATTACATTCAGTACACGGCTACATTAAATTCAGTATACGGTTACATTACATTCAGTACACGGCTACATTCCATTCAGTACGCGGTTACATTACATTCAGTACACGGTTACATTACATTCAGTACACGGCTACATTACATTCAGTACACGGCTACATTACATTCAGTACACGGTTACATTATATTCAGTACACGGTTACATTACATTCAGTACACGGCTACATTCCATTCAGTACGCGGTTACATTACATTCAGTACACGGTTACATTACATTCAGTACACGGTTACATTACATTCAGTACACGGCTACATTACATTCAGTACACGGTTACATTACATTCAGTACACGGCTACATTACATTCAGCACACGGTTACATTACATTCAGTACACGACTACATTAAAGTTGCAGTACATACAGGGAATATCTCGTTATTCAACTGGACCCGTTCTTTTGATACGTTTGGATATTTgaattgttatgtgcacaactaccgtcagcttctaaatttagcttgcccactgtttacatatgctaagttcagggcctgctgtctgcctctgccttagaatgttccagaatacgctcagttcgatgcctgtttgtttacatcaagtgttcaggaattttcttattctagacaattccaccaggctatataagacctatgaaagcaggtcaaaggaggagaaaggagagttattgagagttttggatgctttcgctgtgtgttactttagtaggccttttgtgctgaattttggtgtcctttata
This DNA window, taken from Liolophura sinensis isolate JHLJ2023 chromosome 11, CUHK_Ljap_v2, whole genome shotgun sequence, encodes the following:
- the LOC135478254 gene encoding uncharacterized protein LOC135478254 gives rise to the protein MKLTPLLFLAAVLMCVHVNEGRLILKVSNILRPSSGGTSWAEKLQKWMDARRQFASVNNALAETTGDEDAKDPAEEEDELPKNVDVEDDVDEDSADDKETRRRKWLVYVRLRGGHTCSSGLLSALLKKVKTHSQQMWVAMKQNQNPERENTEVKLPIGEAPPENTGGKEQIGEAPLRAPLEAPVAEPASVMTTEGQIM